CATATGCTCTTTGCGCAGTGATCATGTCGACCATCTCTTTTACTACATCAACATTGGATTTTTCCAGATATCCCTGTTGCAACGCTCCAAAACCATCTTGATTGGGTGTGCCCTCTATCGGTGCTCCTGAGGCCGTCGTTTCAAGATATAGATTATCACCAATCGACTTCAAACCAGCGGGGTTTACGAATCTTACAAGCGTCACAGTGCCAAGATTCTGTATTGTACCATCCTGCATTTCAACAGAAAAGATACCATCGGGTGAGATATTTATCGCAACTGCATCGGCGGGAACAACTATATTTGGAATTAGAGCAAGCCCGTTTGCAGTCACAACTGTGCCATTACTGTCTATTTTGAAAGATCCATCTCTCGTATAAGCAGTTCTACCATCTTGGAGCTGTATTTGAAAGAAACCATCTCCTGTAATGGCTACATCAAGTGCATTTCCCGTGTGTTCCATATTACCCAATGAAAAGATCTTCGTTGTAGCAGCTAACCGTGCTCCATGACCAAAATATATACCTGTGGGTATCGTTGAATTGACTGCGGTAGGTGTGCCGGCATTTTTGTAATATTGGTACACAAGATCTTGAAATTCTGCTCGAACTTTCTTGTAACTCGTTGTATCAACATTTGCGAGGTTGTTTGAAACCGTATCGAGCTTATATTGTTGAGCCCACATACCAGTTGCCGCAGAATACAAAGAGACCATCATCTTGGTACACCTCCTACTATCTCAACGAACCAACTTGGCTCGTTAATTTTGCCAATAATTCATCTTCGACAACAACGACTTTTTGTGATATCTCAAAATGTCTTTGAGCTTCTATCAATTTTGTCATTTCTAAGAGTGCATTTACATTAGATAATTCAACATAGCCTGGTAAAATCCTAAAATCTTCCTCGGCAACTGCCTCACCACTTTGAGGAGTGGGCTGTAAGAGTGTGTAGCCTATTTTTCTCAGCTGTGATTGATTCTCAAAAGTGTACACACCAATTCTTGTGACGATATTGTTGAATCTGTCTTTGATATACCCATCCTGATCTACACTGTAACCATCTAAGAATTGTATAGCCTCACCATTTTCATCCAGCAATCTCAATCCATCGGCATTTACTATATAACCCTCTGCATCCAACTTAAAATTACCCGCCTTAGTGTAATAAACACTATTTTCTCCCTGCAAAGCAAAATAACCATCGGATTCTATCGCAAGATCGAGTGGATTATCTGTTTTTAAAAAAGTGCCATGTGAGGTATCCAGATAGACATCATCAAGAACTGCACTGTATGTCAGATTACCAATTGGATGTTTTCTGTTTGGCAAGGCATAAATTGCTCGATCTTGATAGGCTCTGAAGATCAATTTATCTTTTTTGTACCCCACCGTTTCGATATTTGCAAGGTTGTTTGCTGTAGTGTCAACTTTACTCGTATCCAGCAGCATCCCCATCGCTGCTGTGTAGATACCTCTTATCACAATATCACCTCGAATAAGAAGTCGCAACTACCTTCAAAAGCTCCTGGTCTTCCAACAAGATACCAGTACCTTTTGCCACACAGGTTATAGGATCTTCTGCTACGATGACTTTCACTCCAAGTTCCTCAGACATGAGTAGATCGAGCCCTCTTGTTAACGCTCCTCCACCGGTTAGGACTATGCCTTGATTGATAATATCTGCTGCGAGTTCTGGTGGAGTCTTCTCAAGAACCATTTTGATCCTGCCTATTATTGTTTCAATTAATGGTTTCAATGTTTCTAAAACGTCATCGGAATTTATTTGGTCTGTTCTGGGTAACCCTGTCACCGCATCTCTGCCTTTTATTTCCATTTGATATGTTTCCATAGAAGGGTGAACTTTTCCTATTTTTATCTTCACCTGCTCTGCTGTTGGTTCTCCTATCACAAGTCCGTATTTTCGCCTTACAAATCTCACGATAGCCTCATCCATTGCATCACCAGCGATCTTTATCGAATCACCTATCACAACTCCACCAAGACTTATCACAGCGATGTCCGTTGTTCCACCGCCTATATCCACAACCATATTTCCTTCGGATTTCGTCACTTCTATACCAGCACCTATTGCTGCTGCAAGCGGCTCAGAGATAACATGAACTTTTCTCGCACCGGCATTTAATGCAGCTTCAAAGACTGCCCTTTTCTCTACACTTGTAGCCTTTGTGGGAATACCTATGACAAGTTCTGGTTTGAACAAGAAAGATTTTTTCACGGTGCGGTTTATGAATTCTTTGATCACGGCTTCAATGGTCTTGTAATCTGCAATCACCCCATCCTTCATAGGCTTAACCGCTTTGTAGTAATCAGGTGTCTTGCCGAGCATCTTCTTGGCTTCTTCGCCAATCGCAACTATTTCACCTGTTTTTTCAGAAATCGCGACAACGGAAGGCTCAAAGATCACAATACCCTTTCCTCTTTGATAAACAATAAAACTGGCTGTACCAAGATCTATACCCAAGTCACCTTTTGGCATTTGCTTAACCTCCCTGAACTCTCCTATCCTGTATAACCTTAGGAGACAATCTGGTGTGCCTGGCGGGAGTTGAACCCGCAACCTCTGGATCCGGAGTCCAGCGCTCTATCCGTTTGAGCTACAGGCACAAGATTCTACCATTTGGGTTTAACAAATACTTTAATTCTTCACACATACCCTCAGCAATGATAATATCAAAAGGCGCGAAGTTTTCCAATTTTTTTTGATCTCTCTCGACATGACATCCCATCTTGTGAAACAGATAAGCGTAATATGGATCTTTTTGAAAGACAATCCAGCTTTTATCCTTTAAAACCCTTGTGTCAGAAAGATTCACGATGAGGACCTTACCCTCTATATCTTTCAATTTTATCAATTGTTCGTCTTTCAATCTTAAGGGAGGACTTATTCTGTAACAGTTAGTATTTGACGAGACAAATCTATCGAAAATCTCTGCTGCACTCAATTTATCTATATCTTTTCTTCCTTTGAACGGTGTACTTGAGAGCCTTTCATCGACCATGTAAACTTCTTTATCAAATTTGATATGAAGTTTTTCTGCGAATTTTATTGCCTTGAAGGTTTGCTGTGAATATCTACCACTCATTGAAAGAGGTAATCCAATCACAAAACAGTCAACATTCTCGAGCTTGGAGATTTCAGAGAACACTTCTTGCCTGCCCACCGTCCACAATTTTGTTGCGAGTTTCTCACCTAAAGCCAATCCACATCTTACTTCACCATAATCTATCGCGAGAATCATCAAATCACCATTTTCACATTTGCAAGTGCCTTGTATATACCTTTCACTTTTTGCATCAAAAGTGGTTTTGTTATGTTATTGAAATAAACAAGTTCCAATTCTCTCTCCATAATTCTCACTGGTGTACGTGAAAAATCTATTCGAACAAGAGAAATCTTCTCGGGACTGATAATTGCTCCAAGATCTTTGAGAATATTCAACATCACCTTGGCATATGCCTGATTCTTGAAATGTCCATACTGCACAAGCATCTTTAAAAACTCTTCTTGACTCACTTCATTCGTACCGATAGCTGATATTACCTCAGCCACTAATTCCTGAGAAGGAAACAATTCTTCAAGTTCACTTTGCCTTTCATAAACACTCTCATTGCCAAAACACAGATCAAAGAGTTGACTGTTTCCATCAGAGGAAACGGCATCCAACAATTCAAACAAGCTCAAAGGCGCATCAAGGATGGCGATTTCTATATCTTGCCCCAAAAGTGTCGGTAACCCATCGGTGTTTGTGGAGCTTATCAATTTGGTAATTTTTTTCTTTTTCACACTGCTAACCACACTCAATCTCTGACTCGGCTTGAGCGTGTGCGAATATATGAGAATCTCTCTGTTGCTCCACTTGTCTTTAAATCTCTTATAAAAATCAGACAATTTACGCTGATCAGAGAATAAAAAACATGTGGCATCACTCAAAACTGAATCTATATCGCCAGATATATCTGCTAAACCATAATTGAGTTTAAAAGATCTTTCATACGATATTTCAAAACCAAGTTTCGTAGCGAAACTGAACAAATCATCAGGATTTTTCACACTTATTGCCATGAATTTGTGAATGTTCCATCTCACAAACTCCAGAAAATCAGCAACTTGCGGTTGATCTTCAAAGGTCTTGAAAAGTGAAAGTTCGTTGATCAGAAAAATATCGTACTGATTGAATATCTTCTCCTTCTCGTTTAGAAAACAAGAGAGAGTTATAAAAGTAAATCTATCGGAAGTGTTTCTATTCAAGGAATTCACATATGATATTCTGTTATGGGTATGTCTCAGAAGGCTCTGGTGTAGATGGGAAGAAATGATATTATTCATGGAGATTACAGCACATCTCAGATTGGTTTTCTCTTTAAGCCAGTATAAAAATGCGTTTCTCGTCCTAAGATCAAGTACATACAAACGCTTTCCTTTCACTTGAGTTAACAGTTGATCGAGATGAAACATTTTCTGTGACATCTCACTGCTCTCATTGATTTCATAGACTTCTTCAGGCAAGGATAAATCTAAGATGTTAAACGAAATAGGTCCCTTGTGATTTCTCACACTGAAAACAATATCAACATTGGTGGACTCGTAATTTGGTTTTTCCAACAAGTAACCCAATCCAAAGCCAAGCGCTTCTATTCTTTTACCATTTACACGAATCAACATCTTGACATTCGCGTGATTTTGCCCAAAAGTTCTAACAAACTCCACGGGTACATTTCTTGAAAGAAAAACAGGTTCGGGATTGCCATGACCAAATGGCTCAAGTAATTGTAGATCTCTTATCACTTGATCATCGATCTGTTCTAATTGAATTTCATCGTCGATTTCTATAACATCAAAAGAATCCTTCACGGGAATCTTACAACTTCTCAAAGAATCAATGAAAGCACTGATTCCATCTGGGTTCAAACTGAATCCAACGGCTAATGGATGACCACCAAATTCCTTGAAATACGATGACAGAGGTTGTAAAAGTTCTATGAGATTAACTTCAGGCACACTTCGTGCAGAACCCCTCGCAATCTCTTCCGTTTCTGAAATAACCATCACAGGTCTTCCATATCTATGAACCAATCGAGTAGCAACAATACCTATCACACCAACATGCCAATCTCGTCCCTTAACAACAATAACAGGATCTTTGTGTAATCCGTACTCTTCAATCTGTTCAACTGCATGGGCAAAGATGTCAGATTCGATTTCTTGCCTTGTTGTGTTATATTCAAAGAGAAGTTCTACAAGCCTTTCGGCATAAGCTCTATCCTTAGCAACCAAAAGTTGAAACGCATCATCAGCGCAATCAAGTCTTCCCGCTGCATTCAATTTTGGTGCAACCCTATAGCCAATCTCTCGAGAATCTGGCTCGGTTATGCAAAGTCGCGAGAATAACATCGATAATCCCGGTCTGTTGGTCTCTCTCAATCTCTGTAAACCTTCTTTCACCAGAAAACGATTTTCACCGGTCAATTTAACCATATCAGCAATTGTACCAAGGGCTACAAACTCAAGAAGATCGAAGAACTCCTTTGATTCAATTTTCATCTGCTTGGCAATGGCAGAGACAAGCTTGAAGGCGACTCCAACTCCTGCCAGATCTTTAAATGGATAAGTATCATCTGGTCTTTTTGGATCAATAACAGCCGCGGCTTTGGGAAGTTTTTCTCCTACTTCGTGATGATCTGTAACTATCACAGAACAATTAAAAGAATTAGCAAATTCGATTGCTTCAAAGGCAGTGACGCCACAATCTACGGTTAGTATTATTCCTTTTGACTTCTTACAGAATTGCTCAATTACGGAAGGTTGAATGCCATATCCTTCATCCATTCTCTTGGGTATGTAGTATTCTGTGATCCATCCATATCTGTCTAAAAATTCTTTGAGCACAGCAACGCCAGTTATCCCATCAACATCGTAGTCTCCGTAAATTAAAACAGGAAGACGGTGCATCTTAGCTTCGAACAGCAAAGCAACTGCTCGATCCATATCAGCCAAGTACATCGGATCGTGAAGATCTTCCACGGTTGGATTTAGAAATTTACAAACAACCTGTGGTTCTTTCAAACCTCTGTTTATCAGTAATTTTGCAAGAAAAGAACTTATCTGTAACTGATCACACAGCAACTGAATCTGTTGCTGATCAACCTGCTTTACTATCCACCTCACAATCGCCAACTGCCTTCTTGTAGTATTAATTATATTAAACCACATTTTTTTATTTTGTGAACGTTAGAAAATAGTGGCAGTTAGCCGCTCATTTCTCCAACTTTGGTGAGCAGAGCTTCTTCAAATTTCTCACAATCAACATGTTATTTGTTTTCGATCTTCTGATAGCTGATGTTGTCGCTCTAAAGGCTTCTATTGTCGTGATGTAAGGTACTCTGTTTTTCACCGCTGCAGCTCTTATCCTGTAGCCTACAGTACGTTTATCTTCAAAATTCAATGGTGCTTTCATCCCAATTCTGTCACTTATAATACCTTTAATTGTATCTGGAGATTGAGTTATCACAACCAAATCTACCTTGCCTTGTTCTATCAAATCAATGACATCTGGCCTACCCTCTCCCACTTTTGGCACGTGTTTTGCCGGTATGCCAACGGAATTCAGTGTTCTTGCTGTGCCGTTAGTCGCGTAAATATCAAATCCTAAGTCAAACAAATGAGATACAAGCGGTATTACATCTCTTTTGTCTTTGTCTCTCACAGTAACAAGGATTGACTTCTTCGGTAGAGGATTCGAAGCGGCTATTTGCGCTTTTGCAAAGGCTTCAGCGAAATCTTCACCAATTCCCATAACTTCACCTGTGGAACGCATCTCTGGGCCAAGTAATGAGTCAGTGCCGTGAAATCTATTGAATGGAATAACCACCTCTTTAACAGAATAAAATCGCGGCCATGGTGTTGGAAGAATTCCCTTGATGTTTAAGAAATCTGAAACATCGTATCTTGTTGGATATGGCCAATATTCAGCCAACAATTCGGTGAGTTTTCTACCAACAAGTATTTTTGCAGCCAATTTCGCAATCGGTATTCCTATTGCCTTACTGACGAAAGGAAAGGTTCTCGAAGCTCTTGGGTTCAATTCGAGTATGTAAATCTGTTCATCCTTGATAGCCAACTGAACATTAGCTGGACCAATCAATTTGAGTTCTTTTATCAATAAATAGATCGTGGATTCTATTCTCGTAATCATATCATCTGACAGACTTATAGGCGGTAAGACACAGGCTGAATCCCCTGAGTGTATGCCAGCTTCTTCAATTTGCTCCATTAAACCAGCCACCCAAACATTTTCACCATCACACAGCACATCCACATCTAATTCAATTGCATCTTCTAAAAATTTGTCTATTATTAGAGGATAACCCGGTGAAACCAATGCGGCTTGAAAAACATACTTTACAAGTTCCTGCTCAGAATCGACAATTGCCATTGCTCTGCCGCCAAGTACATAACTCGGCCTGACAAGGACAGGAAAATCCAGATTTTTTGCTTCTCTCAGGACATTTTCAACAGATGTAGCAATAGCAAAAGGAGGAGTCTTCAAATGAAGTTTTTCAAGCAACTGAGCAAATTTTTCTCTGTTCTCTGCTATTTCGATAACTTCCAGATTGGTTCCTATAAGCCTGACTCCCTCTTTTGCTAAATCGCCAGCTATTTTCAAAGGCGTCTGTCCCCCAAATGAAATAACGACACCCTCGGGTTTTTCATTTTCGATTATTTCCAAAACATCTTCAATG
The DNA window shown above is from Thermotoga profunda AZM34c06 and carries:
- the mreB gene encoding rod shape-determining protein; amino-acid sequence: MPKGDLGIDLGTASFIVYQRGKGIVIFEPSVVAISEKTGEIVAIGEEAKKMLGKTPDYYKAVKPMKDGVIADYKTIEAVIKEFINRTVKKSFLFKPELVIGIPTKATSVEKRAVFEAALNAGARKVHVISEPLAAAIGAGIEVTKSEGNMVVDIGGGTTDIAVISLGGVVIGDSIKIAGDAMDEAIVRFVRRKYGLVIGEPTAEQVKIKIGKVHPSMETYQMEIKGRDAVTGLPRTDQINSDDVLETLKPLIETIIGRIKMVLEKTPPELAADIINQGIVLTGGGALTRGLDLLMSEELGVKVIVAEDPITCVAKGTGILLEDQELLKVVATSYSR
- a CDS encoding flagellar hook-basal body protein encodes the protein MIRGIYTAAMGMLLDTSKVDTTANNLANIETVGYKKDKLIFRAYQDRAIYALPNRKHPIGNLTYSAVLDDVYLDTSHGTFLKTDNPLDLAIESDGYFALQGENSVYYTKAGNFKLDAEGYIVNADGLRLLDENGEAIQFLDGYSVDQDGYIKDRFNNIVTRIGVYTFENQSQLRKIGYTLLQPTPQSGEAVAEEDFRILPGYVELSNVNALLEMTKLIEAQRHFEISQKVVVVEDELLAKLTSQVGSLR
- the flgG gene encoding flagellar basal-body rod protein FlgG, with amino-acid sequence MMVSLYSAATGMWAQQYKLDTVSNNLANVDTTSYKKVRAEFQDLVYQYYKNAGTPTAVNSTIPTGIYFGHGARLAATTKIFSLGNMEHTGNALDVAITGDGFFQIQLQDGRTAYTRDGSFKIDSNGTVVTANGLALIPNIVVPADAVAINISPDGIFSVEMQDGTIQNLGTVTLVRFVNPAGLKSIGDNLYLETTASGAPIEGTPNQDGFGALQQGYLEKSNVDVVKEMVDMITAQRAYELNARTIQTADSMLQTVSTLKR
- the recJ gene encoding single-stranded-DNA-specific exonuclease RecJ, with the translated sequence MRWIVKQVDQQQIQLLCDQLQISSFLAKLLINRGLKEPQVVCKFLNPTVEDLHDPMYLADMDRAVALLFEAKMHRLPVLIYGDYDVDGITGVAVLKEFLDRYGWITEYYIPKRMDEGYGIQPSVIEQFCKKSKGIILTVDCGVTAFEAIEFANSFNCSVIVTDHHEVGEKLPKAAAVIDPKRPDDTYPFKDLAGVGVAFKLVSAIAKQMKIESKEFFDLLEFVALGTIADMVKLTGENRFLVKEGLQRLRETNRPGLSMLFSRLCITEPDSREIGYRVAPKLNAAGRLDCADDAFQLLVAKDRAYAERLVELLFEYNTTRQEIESDIFAHAVEQIEEYGLHKDPVIVVKGRDWHVGVIGIVATRLVHRYGRPVMVISETEEIARGSARSVPEVNLIELLQPLSSYFKEFGGHPLAVGFSLNPDGISAFIDSLRSCKIPVKDSFDVIEIDDEIQLEQIDDQVIRDLQLLEPFGHGNPEPVFLSRNVPVEFVRTFGQNHANVKMLIRVNGKRIEALGFGLGYLLEKPNYESTNVDIVFSVRNHKGPISFNILDLSLPEEVYEINESSEMSQKMFHLDQLLTQVKGKRLYVLDLRTRNAFLYWLKEKTNLRCAVISMNNIISSHLHQSLLRHTHNRISYVNSLNRNTSDRFTFITLSCFLNEKEKIFNQYDIFLINELSLFKTFEDQPQVADFLEFVRWNIHKFMAISVKNPDDLFSFATKLGFEISYERSFKLNYGLADISGDIDSVLSDATCFLFSDQRKLSDFYKRFKDKWSNREILIYSHTLKPSQRLSVVSSVKKKKITKLISSTNTDGLPTLLGQDIEIAILDAPLSLFELLDAVSSDGNSQLFDLCFGNESVYERQSELEELFPSQELVAEVISAIGTNEVSQEEFLKMLVQYGHFKNQAYAKVMLNILKDLGAIISPEKISLVRIDFSRTPVRIMERELELVYFNNITKPLLMQKVKGIYKALANVKMVI
- the ruvX gene encoding Holliday junction resolvase RuvX; this encodes MILAIDYGEVRCGLALGEKLATKLWTVGRQEVFSEISKLENVDCFVIGLPLSMSGRYSQQTFKAIKFAEKLHIKFDKEVYMVDERLSSTPFKGRKDIDKLSAAEIFDRFVSSNTNCYRISPPLRLKDEQLIKLKDIEGKVLIVNLSDTRVLKDKSWIVFQKDPYYAYLFHKMGCHVERDQKKLENFAPFDIIIAEGMCEELKYLLNPNGRILCL